One stretch of Thalassovita sp. DNA includes these proteins:
- a CDS encoding glycosyltransferase, with amino-acid sequence MRILIVLEPSGGGSGRNALDLVEATLGRGHDTHLVYSVKRMDPLFARRLSAICPSRKHRVDMDRAPGPRDLFALRRLRRVLRRLGPFDVIHAHSSKAGALTRLLPPRYGARIYTPHAFRTMDPACRGIAREVFGGVEGALARWATDALICVSPDEMAEAQRLRAPLDRTHLVPNGVPTANPAAPLSRVDMNLSPTDIVFGFVGRLSAQKDPLAFVEAIARIKDPTHIRAIIVGAGELEAQLQQQINAMGLGEVIHCVGQDDAARYYPLFDVFVLTSRYESMPYVLIEAAEAGLPMIATDVSTADSIIADGQNGLIVPRADLATALPKAMEALIQPDQRRAMTAQAIRLRGRYSLDRMVDQTLAVYQAALDGQGGSAGAGR; translated from the coding sequence ATGCGGATCTTGATAGTACTCGAACCCTCAGGCGGTGGCAGCGGCCGTAACGCGCTGGATCTGGTAGAGGCCACGTTGGGCCGCGGTCATGACACCCATCTTGTCTATTCGGTCAAACGGATGGATCCGCTGTTTGCCAGGCGGCTCAGTGCGATTTGCCCAAGCCGCAAGCACCGGGTGGATATGGATCGCGCGCCGGGGCCACGTGATCTGTTCGCCTTGCGCAGATTGCGGCGGGTCCTACGGCGGCTTGGGCCATTTGACGTTATTCACGCCCATTCCAGCAAGGCCGGCGCCCTGACCCGGCTGTTGCCACCCAGATATGGCGCCAGAATTTACACCCCACATGCCTTTCGCACCATGGATCCCGCTTGCCGCGGTATCGCGCGAGAGGTGTTCGGTGGGGTTGAGGGTGCTCTGGCCCGCTGGGCGACAGATGCGCTGATCTGCGTATCCCCTGATGAAATGGCAGAGGCCCAGCGCCTGCGCGCGCCATTGGACAGGACCCATCTGGTGCCAAACGGTGTGCCAACCGCCAATCCCGCCGCCCCATTGAGCCGCGTAGACATGAACCTCAGCCCAACAGACATCGTCTTTGGCTTTGTCGGGCGGTTGAGCGCCCAGAAGGATCCGCTGGCCTTTGTGGAGGCCATCGCGAGGATCAAGGACCCGACACATATCCGCGCCATCATCGTCGGGGCGGGGGAGTTGGAGGCACAGCTGCAGCAACAAATCAACGCCATGGGGCTGGGCGAGGTCATACACTGCGTCGGCCAAGACGATGCGGCGCGGTATTACCCGCTGTTTGACGTCTTCGTGCTGACCAGCCGGTATGAATCCATGCCCTATGTGCTGATCGAAGCGGCTGAAGCCGGGCTGCCGATGATCGCAACCGATGTCAGCACCGCGGACAGTATCATTGCCGACGGGCAGAACGGCCTGATCGTGCCGCGCGCGGATCTGGCGACGGCCCTGCCTAAAGCGATGGAGGCCCTGATCCAGCCAGACCAACGCCGCGCGATGACCGCCCAGGCCATCCGACTGCGGGGGCGCTATTCGCTGGACAGGATGGTGGACCAAACCCTTGCCGTCTACCAGGCCGCGCTGGACGGGCAGGGTGGGTCTGCCGGGGCGGGCAGATGA
- the nrdH gene encoding glutaredoxin-like protein NrdH — protein sequence MSVIVYSKPACVQCTATTRALDAKGISYDVVDLTQDDSAMSRVTEWGYRQAPVVEANGNHWSGFRPDMIAQLA from the coding sequence ATGAGCGTCATCGTTTATTCGAAACCGGCTTGCGTGCAATGCACCGCCACCACCCGTGCTTTGGATGCCAAAGGCATCAGCTATGATGTGGTCGATCTGACCCAGGATGACAGCGCCATGAGCCGCGTCACCGAATGGGGCTATCGTCAGGCACCGGTTGTCGAAGCCAATGGCAACCACTGGTCTGGTTTCCGCCCGGACATGATCGCACAACTGGCCTGA
- the nrdI gene encoding class Ib ribonucleoside-diphosphate reductase assembly flavoprotein NrdI — MPALVYYSSKSGNTHRFVTRLGLPAVRIAECLDAPLPDHSQLTDAFVLICPTYADGQGRGAVPKQVIRFLNDASRRERLVGVIGAGNRNFGATYALSGRIISEKCNVPLLYSFELAGTETDIARTRAGLEKLGDHLCSTAI, encoded by the coding sequence CTGCCGGCGCTTGTCTACTACTCGTCTAAATCGGGAAACACTCATCGCTTTGTCACACGGCTAGGGCTGCCTGCCGTGCGCATCGCTGAGTGCCTCGATGCGCCTTTGCCCGATCACAGCCAACTGACCGACGCCTTTGTGCTGATCTGCCCCACCTACGCCGATGGCCAGGGACGTGGGGCGGTGCCAAAACAGGTGATCCGGTTTCTGAATGACGCCAGCCGCCGCGAACGTCTGGTTGGGGTGATCGGTGCGGGCAACCGCAACTTTGGTGCGACCTACGCTTTGTCGGGTCGCATCATCTCTGAAAAATGCAACGTTCCGCTGCTCTACTCCTTTGAGCTGGCGGGCACCGAGACAGATATCGCCCGCACCCGTGCCGGGCTTGAAAAACTGGGGGACCACCTATGCTCGACAGCGATCTGA
- the nrdE gene encoding class 1b ribonucleoside-diphosphate reductase subunit alpha, producing the protein MLDSDLSTLDYHALNAMLNLYDGDGNIRFEADRMAARQYFLQHVNQNTVFFHSLDEKLGYLVKEGYYEEAVLDQYSKNFMRQIWDEAYALKFRFPTFLGAFKYYTSYTLKTRDGQRYLERYEDRVVMTALCLARGDEALAMSFMKEIMGGRFQPATPTFLNAGKASRGELISCFLLRLEDNMESIGRGINSALQLSKRGGGVALLLTNIREHGAPIKGIENQSSGVIPVMKLLEDSFSYANQLGARQGAGAVYLNAHHPDIMRFLDTKRENADEKIRIKTLSLGVVIPDITFDLAKKNADMYLFSPHDVEKVYGVPFSEISVTEKYDEMVEDKRIRKSKVNAREFFQTIAEIQFESGYPYVMFEDTVNRMNPIAGRINMSNLCSEILQVNTASSFNDDLSYSEMGTDISCNLGSLNIAKTMDGKDLGQTVGTSIRALTAVAEMSAIDSVPSVRKGNDESRAIGLGQMNLHGYLARERVHYGSLEGIEFTSVYFAAVAYHAIRTSCDLAQERGESFKGFAESEYASGTFFDKYTTRDWLPESDKVTALFDGVDLPTRDDWAALKADVMKHGLYNRNLQAVPPTGSISYINNSTSSIHPIVSKIEIRKEGKIGRVYYPAAYMDNENLEYYRDAYEIGPEALIDTYAAATEHVDQGLSLTLFFPAEATTRDINKAQIYAWKKGIKTIYYVRLRQEALEGTEVQGCVSCTL; encoded by the coding sequence ATGCTCGACAGCGATCTGAGCACTTTGGACTATCACGCCTTGAACGCGATGCTGAACCTCTATGATGGGGACGGCAATATTCGCTTTGAGGCGGACCGGATGGCGGCGCGGCAGTATTTCCTGCAGCACGTCAACCAAAACACCGTGTTCTTCCATTCGCTGGACGAAAAACTGGGGTATCTGGTCAAGGAGGGCTACTATGAAGAGGCCGTTCTGGATCAGTATTCCAAGAACTTCATGCGCCAGATCTGGGATGAGGCCTATGCGCTGAAATTCCGCTTCCCCACCTTCCTGGGCGCGTTCAAATATTACACCTCCTACACGCTGAAGACCCGTGATGGTCAGCGCTACCTTGAGCGTTATGAAGACCGTGTGGTGATGACCGCGCTGTGTCTTGCCCGCGGGGATGAGGCGCTGGCTATGTCCTTCATGAAGGAAATCATGGGTGGCCGCTTCCAACCTGCGACCCCGACCTTCCTGAATGCCGGCAAGGCGTCGCGGGGCGAGCTGATCTCCTGCTTCCTGCTGCGTCTGGAAGACAACATGGAAAGCATCGGCCGCGGCATCAACTCGGCGCTGCAGCTCAGCAAACGCGGCGGTGGCGTGGCGCTGCTGCTGACCAACATCCGCGAACATGGCGCGCCGATCAAAGGCATTGAAAACCAGTCCTCGGGCGTGATCCCGGTGATGAAACTGCTGGAAGACAGCTTCTCTTACGCCAACCAGCTGGGGGCCCGTCAGGGCGCCGGCGCGGTTTACCTGAACGCGCACCACCCTGACATTATGCGCTTCCTTGACACCAAGCGGGAAAACGCGGATGAAAAGATCCGCATCAAAACCCTATCACTGGGTGTGGTTATCCCCGATATCACCTTTGACCTGGCCAAGAAAAACGCCGATATGTACCTCTTCTCGCCCCATGACGTGGAAAAGGTCTATGGCGTGCCCTTCTCGGAAATCTCGGTCACCGAGAAATATGATGAGATGGTTGAGGACAAGCGCATCCGCAAGTCCAAGGTCAACGCGCGTGAGTTCTTCCAGACCATTGCTGAGATCCAGTTTGAATCCGGCTACCCTTACGTGATGTTTGAGGACACCGTGAACCGGATGAACCCGATCGCGGGCCGGATCAACATGTCGAACCTGTGTTCGGAAATCCTGCAGGTGAACACCGCCTCAAGCTTCAATGACGATCTGAGCTACAGCGAGATGGGCACGGATATTTCCTGCAACCTCGGCTCCCTGAACATCGCCAAGACGATGGACGGCAAGGATCTGGGCCAGACCGTGGGCACCTCCATCCGTGCGCTGACCGCAGTGGCGGAAATGTCGGCCATCGACTCGGTGCCGTCGGTGCGCAAAGGCAATGACGAAAGCCGCGCGATTGGTTTGGGCCAGATGAACCTGCACGGCTATCTGGCGCGGGAACGTGTGCATTACGGCAGCCTGGAAGGTATTGAATTCACGTCCGTTTACTTCGCCGCTGTGGCCTATCACGCGATCCGCACCTCCTGCGATCTGGCACAGGAACGGGGCGAAAGCTTCAAAGGCTTTGCCGAGTCCGAATATGCCTCGGGCACATTCTTTGACAAATACACCACCCGTGACTGGCTGCCCGAAAGCGATAAGGTCACCGCGCTGTTTGACGGTGTGGACCTGCCGACCCGCGATGATTGGGCCGCGCTGAAGGCCGATGTGATGAAGCACGGTCTTTATAACCGCAACCTACAGGCGGTGCCGCCGACCGGGTCGATCAGCTACATCAACAACTCCACCTCTTCGATCCACCCGATCGTCTCCAAGATCGAGATCCGCAAAGAGGGCAAAATCGGCCGCGTCTACTACCCCGCCGCCTATATGGATAACGAAAATCTGGAGTATTACCGCGACGCCTATGAAATTGGCCCGGAAGCGCTGATCGATACCTATGCGGCGGCCACGGAACATGTGGATCAGGGCCTGTCCCTGACCCTGTTCTTCCCGGCTGAGGCCACCACGCGGGACATCAACAAAGCCCAGATCTACGCCTGGAAAAAAGGCATCAAAACCATCTACTACGTGCGTCTGCGCCAGGAGGCCCTTGAGGGCACCGAGGTTCAGGGCTGCGTGTCCTGCACCCTGTAA
- the nrdF gene encoding class 1b ribonucleoside-diphosphate reductase subunit beta: MKDSAPTRIPRAINWNRLEDEKDLEVWNRLTVNFWLPEKVPLSNDIPSWATLTDHEKQLTIRVFTGLTLLDTIQNSVGAPALMPDAITPHEEAVLTNIAFMEAVHARSYSSIFSTLCSTKEIDEAFRWSDENPHLQAKAKAILDTYAPGNDPLKRKIASVFLESFLFYSGFYLPMYWSSRAKLTNTADLIRLIIRDEAVHGYYIGYKFQRGYEQLDEAAQQELKDYAFGLMFELYGIENQYTEELYDEIGLTEDVKVFLHYNANKALQNLGFEALFPPEVSEVNPAILAALSPDSENHDFFSGSGSSYVIGKAVATEDEDWDF; the protein is encoded by the coding sequence ATGAAAGACAGCGCCCCCACCCGCATCCCGCGCGCGATCAACTGGAACCGTCTGGAAGACGAAAAAGACCTGGAGGTCTGGAACCGTCTGACGGTGAACTTCTGGCTGCCGGAAAAGGTGCCACTCAGCAACGATATTCCCAGCTGGGCCACCCTGACCGACCACGAAAAACAGCTGACCATCCGCGTTTTCACCGGCCTGACCCTGCTGGACACCATCCAGAACTCGGTTGGTGCGCCGGCGCTGATGCCCGATGCAATCACGCCCCATGAAGAGGCCGTGCTGACCAACATCGCCTTCATGGAGGCGGTGCACGCACGCAGCTATTCCTCAATCTTCTCAACACTTTGCTCGACAAAAGAGATTGATGAAGCGTTCCGCTGGTCGGATGAAAACCCGCATCTGCAGGCCAAAGCCAAGGCGATCCTCGACACCTACGCGCCGGGCAATGATCCGCTGAAGCGCAAGATCGCATCGGTGTTTTTGGAAAGCTTCCTGTTCTATTCCGGCTTCTATCTGCCGATGTACTGGTCCAGCCGCGCCAAGCTGACCAACACGGCTGACCTGATCCGTCTGATCATCCGCGATGAGGCGGTGCATGGCTATTACATCGGCTACAAATTCCAGCGCGGCTATGAGCAGCTGGATGAGGCCGCCCAGCAGGAGCTGAAGGACTACGCCTTTGGTCTGATGTTTGAGCTTTACGGGATTGAGAACCAATATACCGAAGAGCTCTATGATGAGATCGGCCTGACCGAAGATGTGAAAGTCTTCCTGCACTACAACGCCAACAAAGCGCTGCAGAACCTTGGCTTTGAGGCCCTGTTCCCGCCGGAAGTGTCCGAGGTGAACCCCGCCATCCTCGCCGCGCTCAGCCCCGACAGCGAAAACCACGACTTCTTCTCAGGCTCCGGCTCATCCTATGTGATCGGCAAAGCCGTCGCGACCGAGGACGAAGACTGGGATTTCTGA
- a CDS encoding amidohydrolase, translated as MPDIVILNGRVITFDGPDAEALAITGGTITAVGSTAEIRDLAEGARVIDAQGGTVLPGFIDSHVHLFGGSAELDFLNLTGVYGAEALAAAVRPYAASRPDDALLFACSIDYGLMGDRGITRHDLDAAMPDRPFAACTADHHTIYANTKALEAAGLLHGKEVAEGSEVVMGPDGLATGELLEADAFGPIMAMTTFGGREMLGMVTGADPVPAPDAATRAIDKAVLAKGLQHCASKGITGLHNMDGNFYQLGLLSEMEAEGTLLCRTEIPMHLKHTDPVERVREAAEMNAQYSSDMLWSRRVKMFMDGVLDSRTAFMLDPYPGTDICGEPLFSDAQFKQVCVMADRMGLQIAVHAIGDAAVRQTLDGYEAARVANGVRDSRHRIEHIETIHPDDIPRLKQLGVVASMQPLHSPRGGFFLPPYAPGEILHAHQLQTAFPWRAVQDSGAALIFSTDWPVVPVDVMPTIQGAVAGVDLPSDWPDQRIGLRDALAAYTRDNAWVEFNETRKGRLRVGMMADVVVLDADVEAVAPDQIGAITAAVTICGGRITYQA; from the coding sequence ATGCCCGATATTGTCATCCTGAACGGCCGCGTCATTACCTTTGACGGTCCGGACGCCGAAGCCCTTGCCATCACCGGCGGCACCATCACCGCGGTCGGCAGCACCGCCGAAATCCGCGATCTGGCAGAGGGCGCGCGGGTGATCGATGCCCAGGGCGGCACCGTGCTGCCCGGGTTCATCGACAGCCATGTGCATCTGTTTGGCGGCTCTGCCGAGTTGGATTTCCTGAACCTCACCGGCGTTTATGGGGCCGAGGCCCTGGCCGCTGCCGTGCGCCCCTACGCGGCGTCGCGGCCCGATGATGCGCTGCTCTTTGCCTGTTCGATTGACTACGGTCTGATGGGCGATCGCGGCATCACCCGCCACGATCTGGATGCTGCGATGCCGGATCGCCCCTTTGCCGCCTGTACCGCCGATCACCACACCATCTATGCCAATACCAAAGCTCTGGAGGCGGCTGGGCTACTCCATGGCAAGGAGGTTGCGGAAGGGTCCGAGGTGGTGATGGGGCCGGATGGTCTGGCAACTGGGGAATTGCTGGAGGCGGATGCGTTTGGTCCGATCATGGCGATGACCACCTTCGGCGGGCGCGAAATGCTGGGTATGGTCACCGGCGCCGATCCGGTGCCTGCCCCGGATGCCGCCACCCGCGCCATTGACAAGGCGGTTCTGGCCAAGGGGCTGCAACACTGTGCCTCCAAGGGGATCACCGGGCTGCACAATATGGATGGCAACTTCTACCAGCTGGGCCTGCTGTCTGAGATGGAGGCCGAGGGCACCCTGTTGTGCCGGACCGAGATCCCCATGCACCTCAAACACACCGATCCGGTCGAGCGGGTGCGCGAAGCGGCTGAGATGAATGCGCAATATAGCAGTGACATGCTGTGGTCGCGCCGGGTCAAGATGTTCATGGACGGTGTCTTGGACAGTCGCACCGCCTTCATGCTGGACCCCTACCCCGGCACCGACATCTGCGGGGAGCCGCTGTTTTCGGACGCGCAGTTCAAACAGGTCTGTGTCATGGCAGATCGCATGGGCCTGCAAATCGCGGTGCATGCCATTGGCGATGCCGCGGTGCGCCAGACGCTGGATGGCTATGAAGCCGCCCGTGTGGCCAACGGCGTCCGCGACAGCCGCCACCGGATCGAACATATTGAGACGATCCATCCCGATGACATTCCCCGGCTGAAACAGCTGGGTGTTGTTGCCTCCATGCAGCCCTTGCATTCGCCGCGCGGCGGGTTCTTCCTGCCGCCCTATGCGCCGGGTGAGATCCTGCATGCGCATCAGTTGCAGACCGCCTTCCCCTGGCGCGCGGTGCAGGACAGCGGCGCGGCGCTGATCTTCTCCACCGATTGGCCGGTGGTGCCGGTGGACGTGATGCCCACGATCCAAGGCGCGGTGGCCGGGGTTGATCTGCCCAGTGACTGGCCCGATCAACGCATTGGTCTGCGTGACGCGCTGGCGGCCTACACGCGCGACAATGCCTGGGTTGAGTTTAATGAGACCCGCAAAGGGCGCTTGCGGGTCGGGATGATGGCCGATGTGGTGGTTCTGGACGCAGATGTGGAGGCCGTTGCCCCCGATCAGATCGGAGCGATCACTGCGGCCGTGACCATCTGCGGCGGGCGCATCACATATCAGGCCTGA